In a genomic window of Aggregatimonas sangjinii:
- a CDS encoding AraC family transcriptional regulator: MSDSPLLEQGFLGQKMIVLPNTIKKRLAGNQLTRSFYITDMGFYPKALNHFRIRKNGAPEYIFIYCIEGSGIMRIDGASIQVVPNSFYIIPKNTSHSYRANKHDPWSIYWLHFGGEGAKRLYKRYSRQKRISGTLPFENERLLLFDQIFRMLQSEYTSTQLEFANILGLNFVSSFVYCEIDQNVQTDNRNSLVDMIIQFLNDNLDKSFKTEDIAKHFNYSSSYLFNIFKKRTGYSLIHFFNLKKVQKACEYLKYTDLSVKEISYKMSFQDPLYFSRTFKKYIGVPPRTYRRQQHN, encoded by the coding sequence ATGAGCGATTCACCACTACTAGAGCAAGGATTTTTGGGTCAAAAAATGATCGTATTACCGAATACCATCAAAAAAAGACTTGCCGGGAATCAACTTACTCGCTCATTTTACATTACCGATATGGGATTCTACCCCAAAGCCCTTAATCACTTTCGAATACGTAAAAACGGGGCCCCGGAGTACATTTTTATCTACTGTATTGAAGGAAGTGGGATTATGAGAATAGATGGGGCGAGTATTCAGGTGGTGCCCAATTCTTTCTATATTATCCCTAAGAACACTTCACATTCTTATCGGGCGAACAAACACGACCCTTGGAGTATTTACTGGCTACACTTTGGCGGTGAGGGAGCCAAGAGATTGTACAAGCGGTATTCCCGTCAGAAGCGAATATCCGGTACGCTGCCTTTCGAGAACGAACGACTACTTTTATTCGATCAAATATTTCGCATGTTGCAAAGCGAATATACATCGACGCAACTAGAGTTCGCGAACATTTTAGGACTCAATTTCGTCAGTTCATTCGTTTACTGCGAAATTGACCAAAATGTACAAACTGATAACCGCAACAGTCTAGTCGATATGATAATTCAATTTTTAAACGATAATCTCGACAAGTCTTTTAAGACCGAGGATATCGCAAAACACTTTAATTATTCCTCTTCCTATCTCTTTAATATTTTTAAGAAAAGAACGGGATACTCGCTGATTCACTTCTTCAATCTAAAAAAGGTCCAGAAAGCTTGTGAATACCTTAAGTATACCGATTTGAGCGTGAAAGAAATAAGTTATAAAATGAGCTTTCAAGACCCTTTGTATTTCTCAAGAACATTTAAGAAATATATAGGAGTTCCACCAAGAACATACAGGCGCCAACAGCATAATTAA
- a CDS encoding SusC/RagA family TonB-linked outer membrane protein, with the protein MNRFSASPYKRNLALILFFWALVVQAQSNISGTVTDADTNSPLPGVNVVAGTTGAITDFDGNYELSVPEDITILTFSSLGFATQEVNINGRAVIDVIMEPQSEALDEVVIVGYGTVKKSDLTGSVSSIDGDAVKELPVTSVDQAIQARAPGVQVVQTSAAPGGGVSVRIRGSNSVNSGSEPLYVIDGFPIYPNNNNFSAGGNRQSSNVLASINPNDIESIEVLKDASATAIYGSRGSNGVVLVTTKRGKAGLSKINYEASYSTQSVANTVDVLNGSEFATYLNTLEVSQGGAPIYSQAEIDAFGEGTNWFNEVTRVGAIQNHQLTFSGGNESTRYAVSGNYFENEGIIKNTDFTRYGIRLNVDNTALKDFLNISSSWAFNRAISNNAPTDRGGPGGIIITALGLDPTVPVRDADGQYALASYDGRFAINPLQELEFVTDQDITNRVLGNTGFTFNLMEGLKFKTSLGADVFNISRTSFFPVENTRLGRDNSGELTLASTSLFNILNENILSYNKEIDKHFVDVVAGYTYQNEVRRFTQTTTRGITAATVDQATLQGGPDIQSPTSGRNEWTLASILGRVNYIYDNRYLATVTFRRDGSSRFGSENKWANFPSVALGWRISNEGFFKDSGLTDVINNIKLRGSWGLTGNSEIPVYNSLANLTEFNYVVGDNLVLGLADQRLQNSDLKWESTTMTNIGLDMSFFNSRMNLTLDYFYNLTEDLLLDVSLPSSLGFSSILKNSGSLENKGFEVSLDGFVIDGENFKWNIAGNFSILRNELTDLGSSTPFFADSPSGHLGIDGSWVEAGNPIGVWRGFDYIGIFQTQEEIDNNPSRSGDLPGYPRYRDVNGDGDITPDDYVIIGDPNPGFTWGLNSSITYKNFDMSIFFRGVHDFEIRNLQASEIGDGVQKINQISTILSDSWTPSNTGASRPVINGNRDFANSYRDSDYFIEDGTFIRLQNIALGYTLRNINFLSSARIFVSGQNLLTITDYSGFDPEVNNSGQGNLNRGDDYDAYPRARTLTLGVNLEF; encoded by the coding sequence ATGAACAGATTTTCAGCATCCCCTTACAAAAGAAATTTAGCTTTAATCTTATTTTTTTGGGCCCTTGTGGTTCAAGCGCAATCCAACATTTCGGGAACCGTGACCGATGCGGATACGAACAGCCCGTTACCAGGAGTAAATGTGGTGGCGGGTACTACCGGAGCCATAACCGATTTTGACGGCAACTATGAACTTAGCGTTCCCGAAGACATCACTATTCTTACGTTTTCATCTTTGGGATTTGCCACGCAAGAGGTGAATATCAATGGTCGCGCTGTAATAGATGTGATTATGGAACCCCAATCAGAAGCGCTAGACGAGGTCGTCATAGTGGGCTACGGTACGGTCAAGAAAAGTGATCTTACCGGATCGGTCTCTTCCATTGATGGGGATGCCGTAAAAGAACTTCCCGTTACATCTGTTGACCAAGCCATTCAAGCACGTGCGCCTGGCGTTCAAGTTGTACAGACCTCTGCCGCCCCGGGGGGTGGGGTTTCCGTGCGTATACGTGGGTCTAACTCCGTAAATAGTGGTAGTGAACCTTTGTACGTTATAGATGGTTTCCCTATCTATCCCAACAATAACAATTTTAGTGCAGGAGGGAATAGGCAATCCTCCAACGTGCTGGCATCGATAAACCCTAACGATATTGAGTCAATAGAAGTACTTAAAGACGCATCGGCGACCGCCATATATGGTTCAAGGGGTTCGAATGGTGTGGTTTTGGTAACGACCAAGAGAGGTAAGGCAGGCCTTTCCAAAATAAATTATGAAGCTTCTTATTCGACCCAATCTGTAGCCAATACCGTCGATGTGCTCAATGGTAGTGAATTTGCCACTTATTTGAATACACTTGAAGTGAGTCAAGGCGGTGCGCCGATTTATTCACAGGCCGAAATAGATGCGTTTGGAGAAGGAACCAATTGGTTTAATGAGGTCACCCGCGTGGGAGCTATTCAAAATCATCAACTTACCTTTTCAGGAGGAAACGAATCGACAAGATACGCGGTATCGGGTAATTATTTCGAAAATGAAGGAATTATTAAGAATACCGATTTCACACGGTATGGGATTCGTTTAAATGTTGACAATACAGCCTTGAAAGACTTTCTCAATATTAGCTCAAGTTGGGCCTTTAATAGAGCTATTTCGAACAACGCGCCGACCGACAGGGGTGGTCCAGGGGGTATCATTATTACGGCATTGGGTCTAGACCCTACGGTTCCGGTGCGTGATGCAGACGGACAATATGCCTTGGCTTCCTACGACGGGCGCTTTGCCATCAATCCGTTACAGGAACTTGAGTTCGTGACCGATCAAGACATCACTAACCGTGTGCTTGGCAACACTGGCTTTACATTTAACTTAATGGAAGGGCTAAAGTTCAAGACCAGCTTGGGCGCGGATGTTTTCAACATCAGTAGAACCAGTTTTTTTCCTGTAGAGAACACTCGCCTAGGTAGGGATAATTCGGGAGAATTGACTTTGGCCAGTACCAGTCTTTTCAACATCCTGAACGAAAATATTCTGTCCTACAATAAGGAAATCGACAAGCATTTTGTGGATGTAGTTGCGGGGTACACTTATCAAAATGAGGTTCGCCGTTTTACTCAAACAACGACAAGGGGCATTACCGCGGCCACCGTAGATCAAGCCACCTTGCAAGGAGGTCCGGATATTCAATCGCCTACCTCAGGTCGAAACGAATGGACGCTTGCCTCAATCTTGGGAAGGGTAAATTACATATACGATAATCGCTATTTGGCTACGGTAACTTTCCGTCGTGATGGTTCCTCGCGCTTTGGTAGCGAGAACAAATGGGCCAACTTCCCTTCCGTAGCATTGGGTTGGCGTATTTCTAACGAAGGTTTTTTCAAGGATTCAGGGTTGACCGATGTCATCAACAATATTAAATTACGGGGTAGCTGGGGTCTTACGGGAAACTCTGAAATACCCGTATACAACTCTTTGGCGAATTTGACGGAATTCAATTATGTAGTAGGCGATAATCTCGTTTTAGGTTTGGCCGATCAACGCTTACAGAATTCCGATTTGAAATGGGAATCGACTACGATGACCAATATCGGCCTCGATATGTCGTTTTTCAATAGTCGTATGAATTTGACGTTGGATTACTTTTATAATTTGACTGAAGACTTGTTATTGGATGTATCGTTGCCCAGTAGTTTAGGCTTTAGCTCCATACTCAAAAATTCCGGATCACTTGAGAACAAAGGTTTTGAAGTTAGCTTGGACGGGTTCGTCATCGACGGTGAAAATTTCAAGTGGAACATTGCAGGTAATTTTTCCATACTTCGAAACGAATTGACCGATCTCGGAAGCAGCACACCCTTCTTTGCTGATAGTCCAAGCGGGCACTTGGGAATTGATGGCAGTTGGGTAGAAGCAGGCAATCCCATTGGTGTCTGGAGAGGATTTGATTATATCGGTATATTTCAAACACAGGAAGAAATCGACAACAATCCATCCAGGTCAGGTGATTTACCGGGATATCCGAGATATCGGGATGTTAACGGAGATGGAGATATAACACCTGACGATTACGTCATTATCGGTGATCCCAATCCGGGTTTTACATGGGGGCTTAATTCATCGATAACCTACAAGAATTTTGACATGAGTATCTTTTTCAGAGGTGTTCACGATTTTGAAATCCGGAATCTTCAAGCTTCGGAAATTGGTGATGGTGTACAGAAAATCAACCAAATCAGCACTATTTTAAGCGATTCCTGGACACCTAGTAATACGGGCGCTTCGAGACCCGTAATTAATGGCAACCGCGATTTTGCCAACTCGTACCGTGACTCTGATTATTTCATTGAGGACGGTACATTTATAAGACTTCAGAATATTGCTTTGGGCTATACATTGCGCAACATAAATTTTTTAAGCAGCGCACGAATTTTTGTAAGTGGACAAAATCTTCTGACGATAACCGATTACAGCGGATTTGATCCCGAGGTAAATAACAGCGGGCAGGGAAATCTCAACCGTGGCGATGATTACGATGCTTATCCTAGAGCGAGAACATTGACTTTAGGAGTGAATCTAGAATTTTAA